Proteins encoded by one window of Marixanthomonas sp. SCSIO 43207:
- a CDS encoding DUF4296 domain-containing protein — MKYISIIVLIVLFGCQSVSKPEKPDNLIPKEKMMDIMMDSYLSNAARSVNNRKVRSYGLKLDSLIYAKYNVDSLQFANSNTYYAADLDTYEEMFKTIEERLGVLKSKADSIQKANANDKDATPEKDEEVTDTIEETEAGSLVPSINTIQDSIE; from the coding sequence ATGAAATATATAAGCATCATAGTATTAATTGTGCTTTTTGGTTGCCAGAGTGTTTCAAAACCTGAAAAGCCAGATAATCTTATCCCAAAGGAAAAGATGATGGATATTATGATGGATTCATACTTGAGCAACGCCGCACGAAGCGTAAACAATAGAAAAGTGAGGTCATACGGGTTAAAACTAGACTCGTTAATTTATGCAAAATATAATGTAGACAGTTTGCAGTTTGCAAATAGCAATACCTATTATGCGGCAGATTTAGACACGTATGAAGAAATGTTTAAAACCATTGAAGAGCGATTGGGTGTTTTAAAATCAAAAGCAGATAGTATTCAAAAAGCAAATGCTAACGATAAAGATGCAACTCCAGAAAAAGATGAAGAAGTCACTGATACTATTGAAGAAACAGAGGCTGGAAGTTTGGTTCCTTCTATAAATACCATTCAAGACTCTATCGAGTAG
- a CDS encoding NAD-dependent epimerase/dehydratase family protein, which translates to MILVTGGTGLVGSHLLYFLLKENNNVRAIHRKSSNLQAVKNVFEYYVSIEEAELLFNKIEWQEADITEIPALTDAFKDITQVYHAAAYISFNPKHYNKLKKANIEGTANIVNLCLAHSIEKLCYVSSVATLGSSINGAKITEETHWNSEEKNNIYSITKYGAEMEVWRGTQEGLNAVIVKPGVILGEGFWNSGSGVIIKTASKGIPFYTDGSMGLVDVKDVVNAMVTAMQSSEKNTSYILVAENVKYRLLLSEIAKNLNVKLPKKRAPKWVLLAFSKIDWFISKIFRTKRILLKATVNSLYTDSNYSSLKIEKELNFTFTPIEKTLKRVCKHYSIES; encoded by the coding sequence ATGATTTTAGTCACCGGCGGTACAGGTTTAGTAGGATCACATTTATTATATTTTCTTCTGAAGGAAAATAACAACGTGCGTGCAATCCATAGAAAATCTAGTAACCTTCAAGCTGTAAAAAATGTATTTGAATATTATGTTTCTATTGAAGAAGCTGAACTTTTATTCAATAAAATAGAATGGCAAGAAGCAGACATTACCGAAATACCAGCGCTTACCGATGCCTTTAAAGACATAACACAGGTTTATCACGCAGCAGCATACATAAGCTTTAACCCAAAACATTACAACAAATTAAAAAAAGCAAATATTGAAGGGACTGCCAATATTGTAAACCTCTGTTTGGCTCATTCTATTGAAAAATTGTGTTATGTAAGCTCAGTAGCTACACTTGGGTCTAGTATAAACGGCGCTAAAATAACTGAAGAAACTCATTGGAATTCTGAAGAAAAAAATAACATCTATTCTATTACAAAATATGGCGCCGAAATGGAAGTTTGGCGAGGCACTCAAGAAGGCCTCAACGCTGTTATTGTAAAACCGGGCGTTATTTTGGGAGAAGGATTTTGGAATTCGGGAAGTGGTGTAATTATTAAAACCGCATCAAAAGGGATCCCTTTTTACACAGACGGAAGTATGGGTCTTGTAGATGTTAAAGATGTTGTTAACGCAATGGTTACCGCAATGCAATCTTCAGAAAAAAATACTTCGTATATTTTGGTTGCTGAAAATGTAAAATACCGCTTACTTCTTTCTGAAATAGCCAAAAATTTAAACGTAAAACTCCCTAAAAAAAGAGCACCAAAATGGGTTTTATTAGCTTTCAGTAAAATAGATTGGTTTATTTCAAAGATATTTAGAACCAAACGTATCTTATTAAAAGCAACTGTAAATTCGCTGTATACAGATTCAAATTATAGTAGTTTAAAAATTGAAAAGGAATTAAATTTTACATTTACACCTATTGAAAAAACACTAAAAAGAGTTTGTAAACACTACTCGATAGAGTCTTGA
- the tyrS gene encoding tyrosine--tRNA ligase: MKLKNFVEELRWRGMLHDVMPDTEEHLMEQMRSAYVGFDPTADSLHIGNLVPIMLLSFYQRCGHKPYALVGGATGMIGDPSGKSNERNLLDEETLRHNQNCVRNQLSQFLDFKSGAENDAVLVNNYDWMKEFSFLGFIRDVGKHITVNYMMAKDSVKKRLTGEAADGMSFTEFTYQLVQGYDFYHLYKNHDCTLQMGGSDQWGNITTGTEMIRRIGGGKGYALTCPLITKSDGSKFGKSEGGNVWLDAKRTSPYKFYQYWLNSSDEDAEKYIKIFTFLDKETIEALIAEHKEAPHARLLQKRLAKEVTVTVHNEEEYEKAVKASEILFGKSTSEDLKTLDEQTFLDVFEGVPQAEISKTEIENGMDIIAALASETNFLKSNGEARRALKENSISVNKEKVTDDYTVTNTDLINNQFVLLQRGKKNYFIIKVI, from the coding sequence TTGAAACTAAAAAATTTCGTTGAAGAATTAAGATGGCGTGGAATGCTACACGACGTTATGCCAGACACAGAAGAACATTTAATGGAGCAAATGCGTTCTGCTTATGTGGGCTTTGATCCTACTGCAGACTCCTTGCATATTGGTAATTTGGTTCCTATTATGTTGTTGTCATTTTATCAACGATGCGGTCATAAACCCTATGCTCTGGTAGGTGGAGCAACAGGAATGATTGGTGATCCTTCGGGAAAATCAAATGAACGTAATTTATTGGATGAAGAAACACTTCGTCACAATCAAAACTGTGTGCGCAATCAACTCTCTCAATTTTTAGATTTTAAATCTGGTGCTGAAAATGACGCTGTATTGGTTAACAACTATGATTGGATGAAAGAATTTAGCTTTTTAGGCTTTATTCGTGATGTTGGTAAACATATAACAGTTAATTATATGATGGCAAAAGATTCTGTAAAAAAACGATTAACCGGAGAAGCAGCAGATGGTATGTCGTTTACAGAATTTACATATCAATTGGTACAAGGGTATGACTTTTACCATTTATATAAGAATCACGATTGTACCTTGCAGATGGGGGGTAGTGACCAATGGGGAAATATCACTACAGGCACCGAAATGATACGACGCATAGGCGGCGGAAAAGGATATGCCTTAACGTGCCCATTAATCACAAAAAGTGATGGAAGTAAATTTGGTAAAAGTGAAGGTGGTAACGTTTGGCTAGATGCCAAAAGAACATCCCCTTACAAATTTTACCAATATTGGTTAAACTCTAGTGATGAAGATGCTGAAAAGTATATAAAAATCTTTACATTTTTAGATAAAGAAACTATTGAAGCATTAATTGCTGAGCATAAGGAAGCTCCTCACGCTCGTTTACTACAAAAACGTTTGGCCAAAGAAGTTACCGTGACTGTTCATAATGAAGAAGAGTATGAAAAAGCAGTAAAAGCTTCAGAAATACTATTTGGTAAATCAACTTCTGAAGATTTGAAAACGTTAGATGAGCAAACCTTTTTAGATGTTTTTGAAGGTGTTCCACAAGCCGAAATTTCAAAAACTGAAATTGAAAACGGAATGGATATTATAGCTGCTTTGGCTTCAGAAACTAATTTTTTAAAGTCAAATGGTGAAGCTAGAAGAGCGCTTAAGGAAAATTCTATTTCAGTAAATAAAGAAAAGGTAACAGATGATTATACAGTTACTAATACTGATTTAATAAACAATCAATTTGTGTTATTGCAACGCGGTAAGAAAAATTACTTTATCATTAAAGTTATATAA